A region of the Aggregicoccus sp. 17bor-14 genome:
TGCGGGTGCTCGGCGCTACGGCGGACCCCGAGCTCGCCGCGCGGCTGCAGGAGGACCCGGCCTTCCGCGCCCTGCGAAAGGACCCGCGCTTCCAGCGCGCGCTCCAGGACCCGCGCCTGCGCGAAGCGGTGGCGCGCGGCGACGTGGCGACGCTGCTGCGGGACGACCGCGTGCTGCAGCTCATCCAGGACCCGGTGGTGGCGTCGCGCCTCGAGGCGGCGGCGCGCGCGGCAGACGCGCGCCGCGAGGCGCTCAGGCGCTGAGCTGGGCGGGGTCCAGCTCGCGCAGCCGGGCGCGCACGAAGCCCTCGTCCACGCGCACGCTCTGCTCGCGGCGCTCCGGCGCCTCGAACATGATGTCCGCCATCACGTGCTCGAGGATGGAGCGCAGGCCGCGCGCTCCGAGCCCCTTCTCCGCCGAGTAGCGCACCACCTCGCGCAGCGCGCCCTCGCTGTAGGCGAGCTCGATGCCGTCCAGCGAGAGCAGCTCCCGGAACTCGCGCGTCACGGCATCCGGCGGCTCGGTGAGCACGCGCAGCAGGTCGTCCTCCTCGAGCTTCTCGAGCTGCACGGTGACGGGCAGGCGGCCCAGGAACTCCGCGAGCATCCCGAAGTCCACGAGCTGCTTCACGCTGATGCGCTTGCTCTTGCGCCGCGCGGCGTCCGCGCCGCCGAAGCCGATGGTGCGCGCCGCCTCCTCACCGTAGTCGTGCAGGTCCGAGAAGGTCCCCGCGCAGATGAAGAGGATGTCCTTGGTGTCCACCTGGACGAAGTCGCTCTTGTTGAAACCCTGGGTCACGCTGAGCGGCACGTGCACCTCGCGGCCCTCGAGCAGCTTGAGCAGCGCCTGCTGCACGCCCTCGCCGCCGATGTCGCGGGAGCCCGCGCCGTTGCGCGCGCCCTGCGAGCGGCGGGCGATCTTGTCCACCTCGTCGATGAAGATGATCCCCCGCTGGGTGTCCTCCACCGAGTGGTTCGCCTTGAAGAGGAGGTCTGCGACCATCACCTCCACGTCCTTGCCGTAGTAGCCGGCCTCCGTGTACTCGGTGGCGTCCACGGTGGTGAAGGGCACGCTGAGGATCTCCGCCAGGTGCCTCGCGATGTGCGTCTTGCCGCTGCCCGTGGGCCCGATGAGCAGGATGTTGCTCTTCTTGATCAGGCTGCCGCGCCGCACCCGCCGCGCCTGCACCCGTTTGAGGTGGTTGTGCGCCGCAATCGCCACCGCGCGCTTGGCTGCGTCCTGTCCGATGACGTAGCGATCCAGCCGTTCGTAGATATCCCGAGGTGTGAGGATTGCCGGCTCTTCCCTGCGGACAGACGACTCCATGTAGGGTCCCCTTCTCTCCACGCGACCTCCTGCGCCCTGGAGGAAGGGTAGGAATGCCGCCCGCACTGGCCCACCAGACAGGGCTCCTGTCGGCGTTGCTACAGGGCTGCTCGCCTGCTCCTCTCTCGGGCAGCTGTTGCACCCCGGGCACTTTCACTGTAGTTGCGCGCGAAGGCCGTTCTGCTTAAGCGCGGGGGGCCTTTTCGCAGGACCAGCCAGGGAGACACACGACGCCGATGACCACCCCCGCCGCGAAGCACCGCTGGACCGTTGCCGACGCACACGAGACCTATGGCATCCGCAACTGGGGTGCCTCCTACTTCGGCATCAACGAGAAGGGGAACGTCAGCGTCCACCCGGGTGGCCCCACCACCCCGAGCATGGACCTCAAGGAGCTCGTGGACGAGGTGCGCCGGCGCGGCATCGGCCTGCCCCTGCTCATCCGCTTCACGGACCTGCTGCGCAACCGCGTGGTCCACCTCAACGAGGCCTTCCGCAAGGCCATCACCGAGCACGGGTACAAGGGCGGCTACCGCGGCGTTTACCCCATCAAGGTGAACCAGCACCGCTACGTGGTGGAGACCATCGTCGAGGCGGGCAACGCCTACGGCTACGGGCTCGAGGCCGGCAGCAAGCCGGAGCTGCTCGCGGTGATGGCGATGCTGGACCAGGAGGACGGCCTGGTCATCTGCAACGGCTACAAGGACGAGGAGTACGTGGAGACGGCGCTGTACTTCAGCCGCCTCGGCCGCAAGGTCATCCTCGTGGTGGAGAAGCCCAGCGAGCTGCCGCTCATCGCCGAGGTCGCGCGCCGCACCGGGATCGCGCCGCGCATCGGCATCCGCGTGAAGCTCAGCACCCGCGGCGCGGGCAAGTGGGAGGCCTCGGGCGGCGACCGCTCCAAGTTCGGCCTCTCCTCCAGCGAGCTGATGAAGGCCATCGAGTTCATGCGCGAGGCGAACCTCCTCGGCAGCTTCGAGCTCCTGCACTTCCACCTGGGCAGCCAGATCTCCAACATCCGCAACGTGAAGAACGCGCTGCGCGAGGTGGGCCGCTTCTACGTGGAGGTGGCGCGCCTGGGTGCGAGCCTCAAGTACCTGGACGTGGGCGGCGGCCTCGGCGTGGACTACGACGGCAGTCAGACCAACTTCACCTCCTCGATGAACTACACCACCGAGGAGTACGCGAACGACGTGGTGTTCAGCGTGCTCGAGGCCTGTGACCAGGCCGGGGTGCCGCACCCCACGCTCGTCTCCGAGTCGGGCCGCGCCATCGTCGCGCACCACGCCGTGCTGGTGGTGGACGTGCTGGGCACCAGCGAGTTCGACCCCGCGCACGTGCCGGACAAGGCCCCCGAGAACTCGCCCTCGGTGGTGCGCAACCTGCTCGCCACCTACCGCGAGGTGACGAACAAGAACCTGCTCGAGGCCTACCACGACGCGCAGGAGTACAAGGAGGAGAGCCTCTCGCTCTTCAGCCTCGGCCACCTGCCGCTCGAGCAGCGCGTGCTCGCCGAGAACATCTTCTGGGCGCTGTGCCAGAAGATCATGCGCATCGCGCGCGAGGCCGGTGAGATCCCCGAGGAGCTCGAGGCGCTCGAGAAGCAGCTCTCGGACACCTACTTCTGCAACTTCTCCGTGTTCCAGTCGCTGCCGGACAGCTGGGCCATCGACCAGCTCTTCCCGGTGATGCCCATCCACCGGCTCAACGAGAAGCCGGTGCGCCGCGGCGTGCTCGCGGACATCACCTGCGACTCGGACGGGAAGAT
Encoded here:
- the clpX gene encoding ATP-dependent Clp protease ATP-binding subunit ClpX, producing MESSVRREEPAILTPRDIYERLDRYVIGQDAAKRAVAIAAHNHLKRVQARRVRRGSLIKKSNILLIGPTGSGKTHIARHLAEILSVPFTTVDATEYTEAGYYGKDVEVMVADLLFKANHSVEDTQRGIIFIDEVDKIARRSQGARNGAGSRDIGGEGVQQALLKLLEGREVHVPLSVTQGFNKSDFVQVDTKDILFICAGTFSDLHDYGEEAARTIGFGGADAARRKSKRISVKQLVDFGMLAEFLGRLPVTVQLEKLEEDDLLRVLTEPPDAVTREFRELLSLDGIELAYSEGALREVVRYSAEKGLGARGLRSILEHVMADIMFEAPERREQSVRVDEGFVRARLRELDPAQLSA
- the speA gene encoding biosynthetic arginine decarboxylase, coding for MTTPAAKHRWTVADAHETYGIRNWGASYFGINEKGNVSVHPGGPTTPSMDLKELVDEVRRRGIGLPLLIRFTDLLRNRVVHLNEAFRKAITEHGYKGGYRGVYPIKVNQHRYVVETIVEAGNAYGYGLEAGSKPELLAVMAMLDQEDGLVICNGYKDEEYVETALYFSRLGRKVILVVEKPSELPLIAEVARRTGIAPRIGIRVKLSTRGAGKWEASGGDRSKFGLSSSELMKAIEFMREANLLGSFELLHFHLGSQISNIRNVKNALREVGRFYVEVARLGASLKYLDVGGGLGVDYDGSQTNFTSSMNYTTEEYANDVVFSVLEACDQAGVPHPTLVSESGRAIVAHHAVLVVDVLGTSEFDPAHVPDKAPENSPSVVRNLLATYREVTNKNLLEAYHDAQEYKEESLSLFSLGHLPLEQRVLAENIFWALCQKIMRIAREAGEIPEELEALEKQLSDTYFCNFSVFQSLPDSWAIDQLFPVMPIHRLNEKPVRRGVLADITCDSDGKIEHFIDRREVKDSLELHSLNDDDYLLGIFLVGAYQEILGDLHNLFGDTHAVQVSLAPGGGYLIDHVVEGDTVNEVLHYVSYSKEHLVAKMRKSTEAALRAGKISLDESRTLLRVYEDGLAGYTYLEREVDATSASAAQLRLVAADKPATDRATPPLVSG